One Hevea brasiliensis isolate MT/VB/25A 57/8 chromosome 6, ASM3005281v1, whole genome shotgun sequence genomic window, TCCATTTGCAGTCAATGAATAATAGTAGCAAGAATCTTAAAGAAACACTTGATAATAATCAAGaaatagagaagagaagaaacttGAGAACTAATCAGATCAAGAACTCCATTTACACAGaagttgctctgataccatggaAAATTATGTAACTGTAATTTTAGAGAATGGAAAAGTGTAAATTGAAATCAAGAACACGAGTTTTATACAAAAGTTGTAAAAGAATTAGAAATGGTTACAACAAACTTGTACAGCTCAGCATCTAACTAATTtgctaatttaatttacatagaaCAAAAAAAAAAGCTTCAAAACACATCACTTCATTAAGTGCTATTCTTCAAGCAATTTTTCCGAGGCCTTAGTCACTTGGAAGGAGCTTAGTCCGGATGTGCGAAGGCAAGCCAGGAGGTTGAAAGACAAATTCAAGTCTTTGGAGGATTTTCTAAAACATATTGAACAATCAAAAGAATTAAGTGAAGTAGGAATGGCATGGACAGAGGAACTTTGAGATGTTTGTCACTAAGCTAAGAATGTTATTGGGCTCATCATGCCACGAATGAAGAACAGGAGGAGAGGACCTATCCAAAACTTGGTCTGGTCTTCCCAGAATTTCATTTCCCAGCATAAGCTTTTCTAATAGATGGCCCAGATTAATGATAAGATCCATGATATTTATGGTGGAAGATATAAAGCCATTGTAAGTCCAATGCCAGGGAGTAATAGTTCTGAAAGTTTATATCAAGATGAAGAACCACTTCCTCATGACATTGATCAACTTGATATCGTTAGCTTCGATGACGATGTAGATGCAGTTATCACATAGCTGCTGAAAGATTACCCTCACTGCATCACCATTTCAATTGTGGGTATCGGAGGCATTAGCAAGAAAAGCCTTGCAAAGCTAATCTATGACAGCCAAGCTATAGCAGAGCATTTTCCTTACCATACTTGGGTGTCTAGAGAAAGCAAGGTAGATATCATCGAAAAGATTTTGGGTGTTGATGACATTTCGATATTATATTATTGGAATGAGGAGAGGAAAGCAGTGAATTTAAGTTGAGGCGGATGGTTATTGCTTTGTTTGTGGATGAGAAGTATCTCATCATGGTCGACACCTCTCATCCAACACAATTTTAGAGTGAAATGGGAAGTACATTCTCTAAAATATCAAACAGAACTCGAATATTGTTCTCTGCTAACTCCCTAGGCTGGCCACCAGTTACAGATACTAACCTTATTTACATACTACATTTGTGAAGCAATGATGAGAGCTGAGCTTTGTTCAAGCATAAGTTGAATATAATCATGGTGTCAAAGTTGGAAGCAAATCTGAAAGAAATTTTATTAAGAAAATGTGGAGGGCTGCCAAAGATGATTGTGAAACTAGCAGAACTGCTATCACAAATAGACTAAACCCCAGAGGAATTGTCAAGGATGCTTAGTAACACCTTAACTTTTGAAGAAATATTACATATGGTTATTATTTGaatagaaataaaatttataaatttttggggagaaaaatttaatttgaacttggacttgaaagaaaagttttaaaagttTTGGGGTGAAAAATAGGATTTTTGAAAAGTTGAGAGACCAAAATGAAATTTGGTTTAAAAAGGTGGACAGCAGTTGCACATCCACATGACTCCTCCAGCagcttctataaaaaaaaaaagggaaaaaaatgggAAGAAGAATCGGGAAAGAGGAAGAAAGGGggggaaaggaaaaagaaagaaagaaaggaagaagagaagggaagagGGAGATGGTGTTGGATTTTTTTGAGCTTTTCTAGCAAGAAAGAACACCAACAAGGGGAAAAGAAGGATTTTGATCTAGGGTATAAGAAATTtgagagagagaaatggagaAGAAGGTAAACAGTGGCAGAAGCAGGATCTGCAGGGGCAATATTTTTCCCATCCTTCCAGGTGAGTTTGGTGCATCTTTTACCGTTGAGTTTTCGATATGTTAAAGGCCTATATGtgtagaagttatggttaaaatttggtaatttttcaacggttggatttggaaaaataaattattgaacacaggctgtctgtaagtggaattctgaattttggctactgaaatttgaggaaCATAAATAGATAGGAtgtttagaaaattatgaaatttggtatagATGATCCTTAGGATGTTGAGGCTGttttgttaaaatttggtgaattttagacttatggtttatgagatataaattattttgtatgaGTTGTCCGATTAAGAATAATTTCTGAAAAATTCAGAAATTGAAGGGTTGGATAAATATGTTGATAGCTCATGATGTATGAAAAATttaatgctaaaatttttactgatgttGTAtatggatgtcttgaatatatggttaaaatttgggatttatctgatTGTTGGATCAttgtatataaatttgaatgtgcAAGCTGCTAGATTAGGTATTAATGGTTGGGTTAAATTGAATAAGTGATTTTGATGGaactaaaattattttgagaTAGAATATAgtgtttattgaatttttttacatGATTGTGGGATATTTTTGAGAAAGAATTATATATGTTTAGATGGATTTTTGGTGTTATGGATACATTATAGAACATTTTTTATTGAGATTTGAGTAGGAAGTGTTGGGAATAATATTGATATAGAGTTATGAGTTGGGAATATGGATGTATTGATATaatttttgaattgtgaatttgagtttgtgacatggagtttagtttaattttaaaacAAAATGTTGTCAAATTTTTACTAGATATTTAATATGGAAAGTAAAGCTTGTGgttgttttttattattaaattgttATGGTTTAGGAGGAGCTTTTGGATTATGATTTTATATGGATGGAAAAGTGACATATGTGAATTGGTATCTTGCAATACAAATGAGTagtattttataatatataacaTGAATTTGCTTCTTAATTGATTCTTGTTCCTTCAAAAGTTGTGATTTACTTCTGATATCATTTGCTATATTTtgataatttgatttttttatttggaTTCAATTTGACTCTATTATATAATTCTTCATTATTATTCAAATATGATTTCATACATATTAACAAGTCTAGAAAGAGAGTTAAGAGATCTTAAGAATGGAGGTGATAATGAGATTAGTAGTACATTATGGAGCGATAGCAGTAAAATTTAGCAAATatgatttaatatattaattagaattaTGAGAAATATTATGAGATTGTGGATTAGCATGATGATTGATTGATTATTTAGCTACTTTGGGTACAATGTATTTTTATTTAGCATAATTATGTTATTGAAGGTTATGAGTTTGATGGTCTATGGTTTTGACAATTATGATATGTCTTAGTATCACTATGAGATATTGAATTATATTTAGCATATTTGCTCCCGCTAGAGGGAGGGATGTCAGTAGTTTAATTATTACAGTAGGAAAGGGTTGCCCATAGAGAGTTGGAGCTGCCACTGCGAGGTTAACATAGTATGaatatgattttaatatctattttgaTACCTTGGGATATCCTTGGATGTCAAGAGTTAAATTAtcgatatttttatatatataagaaatgaTTAAAGACTAGGAAgaatttattttcatattaatATAGAGACCTTAAAACTTGCATAACATGATGTTGAAATTTATCATCTATTTTATTCAACTTGTTCTAAAAATTGTATTGTCGAACTTATTCATTTAGTTTCTTGTTTCCTAATTCTTTCTGTTGCATGATGTGTATTGTAAATGCTAACTCACTAAGCTTTTCCCCAGATGCTCACCCCTCCAGCTCACCAATTTTGCAGGTGATGTAAGATGGATATTGACTATCAGTTTGATAGTTTTAGATGCTCCACTTGGCTAAACTCTACAGTCCTAGGAAGCAAAGGAAGGATGATTTTCAGTGGGGATAAGGGTGTTAATGCTTGGCCAACTAAATCAAAATGAAGAACCGTGGTCTGAAGTCTTGGAAGATATCAACAACTATTTGCCTCTGTGTTTAAGGCGATGTCTTTTTTATTTTGGATTATTTCCAGCCGATTATAAGATACCTACAAGAACATTGATCGTCTTGTGGGTAGCGGAGGGTTTGGGACGTCAACAGGGTGATGAAAAAACTCCTGAGCTTGTTGCAGAGGAATGCTTGGGAGAGTTGGTAAACCACAACATGGTACAGGTGACAGAGAAGAAGCTCAATGGGAAGATTAAGACGTGCCACCTACCTGAGGCTGTACGAGTATACTGGTTTGCAAAAGCCAAGGAAGCTAATTTTCTCCAAGGCCACACTAATATTACTGGCGTGATACGTCGTCTTGCTGACCTTGTCGACCCAAACGATGCCATCTTTGATCACATCCATGGTAACAGTACTGCTTCTCTTTGCTCTTGTTATAGTGATGTTGTCCCATTTTTATCCTTTGATACTCGAGAAGGGAACGTACCTGGAGAAGACATAAGGAATTTTCTTGATCGATGTATCTCCAGCAATTGCTTCCATTTCCTATGGGTGTTGGTTCTTGAAAATGTATATAAGCCAAAACTGCCCAAGGCAATAGGTGAACTCACTCGGTTAAGGTACCTAGTGCTGAGATCCGCTTACTTAAAGATACTTCCTAAGTTCATTGACAAGTTGATAAACCTTCAAACCTTTGATTTGAAGCGAGCTCACATCAGTACTCCTCCCAGTATAATTTGGAATATATGCAGAAACCAAGGCATTTATTTCTTGATGGAGTTGTCGCAGTATGTTCGTCTGGCAAGGGGGGCAGTTCTCCAATGGATCTTAAGACACTTTGGGCCATACTCGTTGATGAGGATAGTCTTGTAATAAATGGCCTGGATACTTAGTTGACTATTACAAAATTGGGACTAATTTGTAAGATATCAAGACCATCCCAAAAGATGGCAATATCCAAGCAACTGGATGTTGTGGCAAATTGGGTTCAAAATTTAAAACACCTTCGATCCCTGaggttgaaattatttgatgaattaAGTCAGCCCTGGGATCTGCACTTAAGAGTCTTTATCAAACCATGTGGAACTCACCAGCATATATTTGACTGGAAAGCTAAAGAATCAGCATCTGGTTTCTGAGTTCCCTCAGAACCTCATTGAACTCACACTGTCAGCTTCTGGACTAGTCGAGGACCCTATGCAAATACTGGACAAGCTTCCCAAACTTCAAATTTTGATACTGATGTCTAAGTCATTTGCAGGAAAGAAAATGCTTTGCAGTTATGGAGGATTTCCCAAGCTTGAAGTCCTTAAATTCAAGAAGATGGAGCCACTGGAGGAATGGAATGTGGAGAAAGGAGCACTGCCTAGTCTGAAAAGCTTGGAATCGACGGATGTAGAAATTTAATATTACTTCCCAATGGGCTGCGGCTTGTTAGGACGCTCCGCGACTTAAAAGTAACAAAATTGCCAATGTTATCATCGAGGATCAAGGACAATCAGGGTGTGGATTGGAATAAAATTGCTCATGGGTGTCATGTCCTCATAGAAGATTGATAATGCTGAGGGAAACTCCAACTATAATGAGTATGTAATCCTCTGTTTCTATAGCTTCTAATATTGTCTAAATCATTGTTTATTTCTTTGTTTATGAAGCTACAATGATCAACTTCTTGATTAGTAACTCAAATTATTTGATTGCTAAATCTGTGTCCCATTTGTTCTAATTGCAAAATGATTTTATTTCAGTATCTGTTATCCAGCCCAATGGTTGGAAGTATCTCTTGTTTCTGCAAATGGAGAAAGCCGGTTCTGATGCAAGGATGAATgacaaattttgataaatggttgaggttttaaaaaaaagaaaattatatgtttgtaaaattataataataatttataaaattttaaaacctgTAAATAACTATATGTTTGTAAAATTGGCTAATAAGAGATAACCACAATGCGGGAGTAAAAAGTGACATATTTAaacttttaattcattttatttttatttttagttatatttttttataattaatatatatatatatattaaataaaaattattaattatattattattaccgCTAATTAATAAgtgaatttttagttatcaattaCTTAATATAACATGTTAATAATAGTTGAAAAAAATGgtgtttaatatatattttttttttcgaaGATagatgttgaccccacaagctcaaaggagcatagattttgatgataccaaaactcaactagaatcaaactaacattgttttaagtgttgtgtatctcaaagaaaaaggacaaaaggatttcaATTCATGcttatgaagaaaggatgacattctaaggataacacaagacgaagcaaaagagataaaagaagaaaaggttaccttccaaggctgctttgaaaatcagaattgaaggtacatctagtatagaaattagttttaatttctagaattacttgtgaaaagaattgaggagtaaaagtcaatgatgcttatttttaatccctcaaaagattttctttttaaatatcattattattggcctaaaaagtttttgactatgatttggtgtaaagttttatagttttgaaagttatgccgaaaagttttcctggtatgctaactggtttgctactgattttagtatgctaactggtttgctattttctcaagtacgctaactgtttcaactctgcacaacatcgcagaaaacgacaaaataacggctattttcttgaaattcgtattcAGAACGCTCAAATGAGTTCTGCAAACggtaaaaacgttccaaagctataaatacaccttcctttggccattttgcacttaatgaaagtccctctactgttcaaaatctttaaagctttcattcaaagtgctcaaagtgatttattgctcatcattggcttatttactcaactcttctttatagtttccgttgtaattgagtgagagtgagtttttaaacacattattatcatttgtgagaggtcattcaagcacctattgaagcttggttgtgataagtgtttgggataacacttggtagaagtgtgaagctacttgtaaaagctttgttgagaagatttgtaaagggctttgtctcttgccttgaaaagagaagaatagtggagtgaagactcaaagtgggatctttaagagagtggatgtaggctagttaaagccgaaccactataaaaattccagtgttcattttctcaacccttgctctttacatttttgcaatttagcttcatgaatgatatgcttttgctgatatgaaaattgatatcatatgcTGTTGATCTTGCTACTATCTGAGAAAAATAGTTTACTGCAAAATCACGATATCCGATATATTCCGCTGGTTATCCACAGTCTTGTCAAATAGGATATCCGGTATAACGCTCTAGTTCTCGTGATAAAACGTATTCGCCATCGATATATTTCTTGAATGCTTATACGATTGTTATATCAAGATATCGATTGCATATAAGTTAACCTTGAATCAACTTGTCAATTGAGTTATATTGTTCATATTTAGCATTAGTTAATTAAGTTGAACTTAGCTGCAATTTTCagaggttttgagcaagaaccgaaaattgtttttaaagtccaattcacccccctcttggacatattttgggacatcaatttggtatcagagcttgtctctcttgcttgaggattaaaccccttagagtgatccacacacatggctagttcatctagaaattctCACTGTATACCGCCTCTTAgtgaaggttattccatcactagaccaccactttttaatggcacaaattactccttttggaaaactagaatgagaaactttatacaactgctgacattgatgcttggagaatagttaaagatggtccttatattccttataaaaccaaGTGAAGGAACTGCATAAATTCCTAAAGtcaagttgaatttgatgataatgattggaagaaaatttctacaaatgccaaggctattaatattcttcattgtgctcttgatattaatgagtataatcgtgtttcaggatgtcaaactgcaaaagagatatgggacaaactagaagtcacatatgaaggaactgatgtggtaaaagagtcaaaggcaaacctcctcatccgtgattatgaattatttgagatgaaacctggtgaaactattgctgagatgagtaccagatttacagaccttgtaaatctacttaaagctcttggaaagagatttgaagaacaagaacttgtaaagaaaattctgaggtctcttccaaagacgtgggaagcaaagactactgttattcaagacaccaaggatttcagaaaatacacctatgatgagctgattggttctctcattgcacatgagatgatttataagaaagatgagaatgaaggtgatcaaaagaaaaagaaagggatagctttcatatccgaaaaagtagatgagaaaaagaaaaatgttgctcttaaagctggttcaagtgatgattcaagtgatgatgatgaagatatggctatgatagtcaaaagattcaaaagagcatttagaaaaggtggaagcaaatacaagaagttcacaaagaaatatgctccaaagactccaaatcattcaagtgaaatagtttgttatgagtgtaacaaaccaggccacattaagccaaaatgtcctacattgaagaagaaaaataagtttagaaaggacaaaagcaaaaaggcaatggcaAAGAACTTGAGTGACAGTgattcttcatcaaatgatgaaacaagtgacaaagaggctacaaacacttgtatgatggcaattgaagaaaaaggtgaaagctcacacatcgaagatagtgaaaatgaggtaaatcttgaactttctaatgttgatgaattagaacttgcatttgtgaagacatatgataagtatagaacttttaaaaagaaatgcaaaattttagttcatgaaaattgtgctttaagatcagaaaatatttcattgagtatggtttcaaaggaaaatgaattttataaatctcaaatgaaattatttaaggaagttaatgatgagcttcaaagatcaaaagaagtatgtgaacaacttcttgagaaaaacagaattcttgaggaaaaagttgaatctttgacaagagatttatctaaatttacaaaaggaaaagaaacacttgatatacttcttgggaatcaaagatttacaaatgaaaaatctggaattggatatgatggatttatgaagtatggaaaatacaaacaattttttgttaaagctacatccttttctcaaccaagtattacatgcttttattgcaatcacaatggtcatatgattaatgcttgtcctactaggaaaggaacctttaaggcaaagaaagtatgggtgcctaaaggaaccctacctaatgttactaacattcaaggaccca contains:
- the LOC110661295 gene encoding LOW QUALITY PROTEIN: probable disease resistance protein RF45 (The sequence of the model RefSeq protein was modified relative to this genomic sequence to represent the inferred CDS: inserted 1 base in 1 codon; deleted 3 bases in 2 codons; substituted 1 base at 1 genomic stop codon), yielding MLGQLNQNEEPWSEVLEDINNYLPLCLRRCLFYFGLFPADYKIPTRTLIVLWVAEGLGRQQGDEKTPELVAEECLGELVNHNMVQVTEKKLNGKIKTCHLPEAVRVYWFAKAKEANFLQGHTNITGVIRRLADLVDPNDAIFDHIHGNSTASLCSCYSDVVPFLSFDTREGNVPGEDIRNFLDRCISSNCFHFLWVLVLENVYKPKLPKAIGELTRLRYLVLRSAYLKILPKFIDKLINLQTFDLKRAHISTPPSIIWNMQKPRHLFLDGVVAVCSSGKGGSSPMDLKTLWAILVDEDSLVINGLDTXLTITKLGLICKISRPSQKMAISKQLDVVANWVQNLKHLRSLRLKLFDELSQPWDLHLESLSNHVELTSIYLTGKLKNQHLVSEFPQNLIELTLSASGLVEDPMQILDKLPKLQILILMSKSFAGKKMLCSYGGFPKLEVLKFKKMEPLEEWNVEKGALPSLKSLEXDGCRNLILLPNGLRLVRTLRDLKVTKLPMLSSRIKDNQGVDWNKIAHGCHVLIED